GTCCACCAGACCGGCCACCCATCCGTGGGCACCGAGGCAAAGGCTTTCCAGGGCGAGGGTATCCACGCCGCACAGGATCTTGAAGCGGTCGCCAAAGCGGTTGATCATCCGGGTAACGTTGGATACGTCCCTGGTGGATTCTTTGACCGCCTGGATGGAAGGGATCGCGCTCAGCTCCTCGAACATATCGAGGCTGACGAGGATCTTATAGTCAACGGGGTTGTTATAGATCATGATGGGCAGGTCGGTCGCCGCGGCCACCGCCTTGAAATATTCGAGGGTCTCCCGGTCGTCGGCCTTGTAGCGCATCGGGGGGAGCAGCATCAGCCCGTCGGCCCCGCCGGCGGCGGCGTCCAAGGCGACCTGGATGGCACCCTTGGTGGTTTGTTCGGCGATGTTGACGATAATGGGCAGGCGGCCTTCCAGGTAATCCTTGCTGTGGCGCAGGAGCTCGGCTTTCTCCTCGTTGGAAAGGCTGCTGGCCTCTCCCAGGGATCCCCCGAGGATGATTCCGTCGACACCGGCTTTTACCTGGGCTTCGAGGTTCTTTAAGAAAAGGGGAACATCAACTTGATCATTCTTGGTGAAGGGTGTAAGCATTGCAGGGTATACACCGGTCCATTTTACAATTGCCATTTCCTTGCGGGTTTAGTTTCTTGACAGTAGTATGAGGAAGCAAAATTAAGTTACGACGATTTGCCTTTGCATCCCACGATTAATAAGTTTTTTACCAATATTGACGGCGCTGAAAGCCACGCCGGATTTGGTTAATAATTGTTCCTTTTTAGACAATAGCTAATAAGTATACGTGACAGGGGTTCGGTAGGTTTGAGATTTGAGAAATACAAAATCTACGAGCGTATGAACTGCAACATGAGAAAGTCTGCAATGCTCCTTTTGTGCCTGTTGGGTAGCCTGCTATCCATGGCGCAAAACGGCGGGATCATCACGGGCAAGGTTACCGGCCCCGATGGTTCACCGATACCGGGAGCCACCGTCAAGGTAAAGGGCAAGAGCAAGGGAACGGTCACCATCGAAGACGGGACGTTCCAGCTTCGCGGCCTTGATAAAGCCACCCTTGTTATTTCCGCACTGGGTTACGGTACC
This region of Dinghuibacter silviterrae genomic DNA includes:
- a CDS encoding dihydrodipicolinate synthase family protein, with amino-acid sequence MAIVKWTGVYPAMLTPFTKNDQVDVPLFLKNLEAQVKAGVDGIILGGSLGEASSLSNEEKAELLRHSKDYLEGRLPIIVNIAEQTTKGAIQVALDAAAGGADGLMLLPPMRYKADDRETLEYFKAVAAATDLPIMIYNNPVDYKILVSLDMFEELSAIPSIQAVKESTRDVSNVTRMINRFGDRFKILCGVDTLALESLCLGAHGWVAGLVDAFPRETVAIYRLVKAGRIAEAVEIYRWFLPVLELDIHPKLVQYIKLAATRTGIGSEIVRAPRLVPEGAEKKEVLAIIDEALANRPALPDYLHVVESATV